In a genomic window of Henningerozyma blattae CBS 6284 chromosome 9, complete genome:
- the TBLA0I01090 gene encoding aquaporin family protein, protein MNTNDLENDITPTNSDSGTGGNKNEGNKTKLKTRFSVGPDSLRNHFIACYGEFVGTFIFLFCAYTIANIANHDWQLESYPGRTTSHPSQLIMIALGFGFSLMFAVWCFAGVSGAALNPAVSLTLVLSRAITPTRCLVHWIAQIIAGMAAGGAVSAITPGEVLYANTLGLGMSRTRGLFLEMFGTSFLCLTVMMTAIEPTGSNAVCAIPIGVVLFIIHLSLVAYTGCGVNPARSLGAALAKKSFPPYHWIYWIGPLLGGLLGWSVWQLLVWLDYQLYVEAEKSGKSVEELRREKED, encoded by the coding sequence ATGAATAcaaatgatttagaaaatgatattactCCTACTAATTCGGACTCAGGTACAGgaggaaataaaaatgaaggTAATAAGACAAAATTAAAGACAAGATTTTCTGTTGGACCTGATTCATTAAGAAATCATTTTATTGCATGTTATGGTGAATTTGTTGGTACatttatctttttattttgtgcTTATACCATTGCTAATATTGCCAATCATGATTGGCAATTAGAAAGTTATCCTGGTAGAACTACATCACATCCAAGTCAATTGATCATGATTGCTCTTGGTTTCGGGTTTTCCTTAATGTTTGCAGTATGGTGTTTTGCTGGTGTATCAGGGGCAGCTTTAAATCCTGCCGTTTCCTTGACCTTAGTTTTATCAAGAGCTATTACACCAACCAGATGCTTAGTTCATTGGATTGCTCAAATCATTGCAGGGATGGCAGCAGGTGGTGCAGTTAGTGCTATTACACCAGGTGAAGTCTTGTATGCAAATACATTAGGATTAGGGATGTCTAGAACTAGAGGTCTTTTCTTGGAAATGTTTGGTACATCATTTTTATGTTTAACTGTTATGATGACAGCTATTGAACCTACTGGTAGTAATGCTGTATGTGCCATTCCAATTGGTgttgttttatttattattcatttatcCTTGGTTGCATATACTGGGTGCGGTGTTAACCCAGCTAGATCTTTAGGGGCTGCTCTTGCCAAGAAATCTTTCCCACCATACCATTGGATCTATTGGATTGGCCCATTATTAGGTGGTCTTTTAGGTTGGTCAGTTTGGCAACTATTAGTTTGGTTAGATTACCAACTTTATGTGGAAGCTGAAAAGAGTGGTAAGTCAGTAGAAGAATTAAGAAGAGAAAAGGAagattaa
- the VPS20 gene encoding ESCRT-III subunit protein VPS20 (similar to Saccharomyces cerevisiae VPS20 (YMR077C); ancestral locus Anc_2.492a) → MGQKNSRIKITETDKAILQLKTSKDQIHRYTKKTNQYIQLEKSQLKQLIQNDPQNYKKNLKIRFLLKRIHYQEHLLQQAMDQLINLENMVSTLEFKLVETQFINGLKNGNEILTKLNKEFTNVDTLMDNVQEQIQYQDEITNILSKSIVGVDFEDELDKELDMIENNLNSNQDIQLPSLKDAPLKDPSLNAPVPVKTAPVEDPSSKEEPLLA, encoded by the coding sequence ATGGgacaaaaaaatagtagAATAAAAATCACAGAAACTGATAAAGCTATCTTACAATTGAAAACTTCGAAGGATCAAATCCATCGATACACTAAAAAGACAAATCAATACATTCAACTCGAAAAATCtcaattaaaacaattaattcaaaatgatcctcaaaattataaaaaaaatttgaaaatacgatttcttttgaaaagaatTCATTATCAAGAACATCTTTTACAACAAGCTATGGATCAACtaataaatttggaaaatatggTTTCCActttagaatttaaattagtaGAGActcaatttattaatgggTTGAAAAATGGTAACGAAATACTAACAAAactaaataaagaatttactAATGTTGATACTTTAATGGATAATGTACAAGaacaaattcaatatcaagatgaaattacaaatattttatcaaaaagTATCGTAGGCGTAGATTTCgaagatgaattagataaagaattagatatgattgaaaataatttaaattcaaatcaagATATTCAATTACCTTCATTAAAGGATGCCCCTTTGAAAGACCCATCGTTAAATGCACCTGTGCCTGTGAAAACCGCACCTGTCGAAGACCCCTCATCGAAAGAAGAACCATTATTAGCATAA